The following proteins are encoded in a genomic region of Glycine max cultivar Williams 82 chromosome 18, Glycine_max_v4.0, whole genome shotgun sequence:
- the LOC100780955 gene encoding zinc finger CCCH domain-containing protein 18 — translation MDISEYTRIVFDKLQRFEPEHTTKIIGYLLLQDHGEQEMVKLASLPDHLIRGVAYKARTELQRLAARSAIQPISLPINSQQCLNHLSVISPTSVITPGTPTSPASFQVQSPYWDPQSASNTNAEFMALGYLDSISEFQKQTPLFSLDNHMDTMNSGTAGIANDYYGLDASSVSNLGGKNGRRFEFPVKTCHYFNKGFCKHGNSCRYYHEHGVPDMFSHMYGNDTFNDDPVISPGSLAQLESEIVELLKLKKGGSISIASLPMAYYERYKKVLQAEGYLTESQRHGKSGYSLTKLLARLKNSIRLIDRPHGQHSVVLAEDAPKFNGKVDYGKYISASRQIYLTFPADSTFSEGDVSYYFSTFGKVEDVRIPSQERRMFGFVTLNDPETVKVILDKGNPHYVCESRVLVKPYKEKPKFMPRKHSDRIEHSAYYSPHYVDIDTEPTSIPRSFRNPRFLRRLLIEKQEEAAFEFQRRRFAELQMAQKSLSTSPHLGFNTDGFKVSDEHFNVQSAESHSHALNDKAGYTDNNCTDEDSNQGLNLPDSPFAFPVDSGF, via the exons ATGGATATTTCGGAGTACACGAGGATTGTTTTTGATAAACTTCAAAGATTTGAGCCTGAGCATACTACAAAGATCATAGGGTATCTCCTTCTCCAAGACCATGGTGAGCAAGAGATGGTGAAGTTGGCTTCACTGCCAGACCATTTAATTCGTGGCGTGGCTTACAAGGCGAGAACTGAGCTTCAAAGGCTGGCTGCTAGATCAGCCATTCAGCCAATTTCACTTCCCATCAACTCTCAACAATGTTTAAACCATTTGTCAGTAATCTCCCCTACTTCGGTAATCACCCCTGGCACTCCTACTTCACCAGCAAGCTTCCAGGTTCAATCTCCCTATTGGGATCCTCAATCTGCTAGCAATACTAATGCAGAATTCATGGCACTGGGTTATTTGGATTCTATCTCAGAATTTCAAAAGCAGACCCCTTTGTTCAGTTTAGATAATCATATGGATACTATGAATTCCGGGACTGCTGGGATTGCTAATGATTACTATGGCTTAGATGCTTCATCAGTTAGTAATTTGGGTGGCAAAAATGGTAGAAGGTTTGAATTTCCAGTCAAGACCTGTCACTATTTCAACAAAGGTTTTTGTAAGCATGGAAATAGTTGTAGATATTATCATGAACATGGCGTCCCTGATATGTTCTCTCACATGTATGGAAATGATACTTTTAATGATGATCCGGTGATTTCACCTGGGTCACTAGCACAATTAGAGTCAGAAATTGTTGAACTCCTGAAACTAAAAAAAGGCGGTTCAATATCAATTGCTTCCCTTCCAATGGCATACTATGAGAGGTACAAAAAAGTGCTGCAAGCAGAAGGCTACCTGACTGAGAGCCAGAGACATGGTAAGTCTGGCTACAGTTTGACAAAACTTCTTGCACGGTTGAAAAATAGTATTCGGCTAATTGACAG GCCTCATGGGCAGCATTCAGTTGTTCTGGCAGAAGATGCTCCAAAGTTCAACGGAAAGGTAGATTATGGTAAATACATCAGTGCATCACGACAAATATACCTGACATTTCCGGCTGACAGCACTTTTAGCGAGGGTGATGTTTCATACTACTTTAG CACTTTTGGGAAAGTTGAAGATGTAAGGATTCCGAGCCAAGAGAGAAGGATGTTTGGATTTGTGACATTAAATGATCCTGAAACTGTTAAAGTAATTTTGGATAAGGGAAATCCCCATTATGTTTGTGAATCTCGGGTTCTTGTGAAACCTTATAAGGAGAAGCCAAAATTTATGCCCAG GAAGCACTCAGATAGAATCGAGCACTCTGCTTATTATTCACCACACTATGTAGACATTGACACTGAACCCACCTCAA TTCCAAGAAGTTTCAGGAACCCTCGATTTCTTAGGAGGCTGCTCATTGAAAAGCAAGAGGAGGCAGCCTTTGAATTTCAGAGACGACGATTTGCAGAGCTGCAAATGGCCCAAAAATCATTGTCCACATCACCCCATTTAGGCTTCAACACAGACGGGTTTAAAGTTTCAGATG AACATTTCAATGTCCAGTCTGCAGAATCTCACAGTCATGCACTGAATGACAAAGCAGGATATACAGATAACAATTGCACTGATGAGGACAG CAATCAAGGACTGAATCTCCCAGACAGCCCATTTGCATTTCCAGTAGATAGTGGATTTTGA
- the LOC100785400 gene encoding scarecrow-like protein 21: protein MQTSQNHKISYGSGGFYVEPVQNLESYCMPSSENIDNYSSSDNSSQTTYPSVQTLEQYCTLESASTGNSFPNQNSPPALSFSSNNSPLSKLESNSYVLRPQHSLEIASGSPEDDSYLTHDLDDLTHKIRELETAMLGPNADMLDIYGTVIPEPDSFLLEAEKWKKLMEMSSRGDLKEMLYTCAEAMARNDMETTDWLVSELRKMVSISGNPIQRLGAYILESFVARMAASGSTIYKSLKCSEPTGNELLSYMHVLYEICPYFKFGYMSANGAIAEALKEESEVHIVDFQIGQGTQWVSLIQALAHRPGGPPKIRISGVDDSYSAYARGGGLDIVGKRLSAHAQSCHVPFEFNAVRVPASQVQLEDLELLPYEAVAVNFAISLHHVPDESVNSHNHRDRLLRLAKRLSPKVVTLVEQEFNTNNAPFLQRFDETMKYYLAVFESIDTVLPREHKERINVEQHCLAREVVNLIACEGEERVERHELLNKWKMRFTKAGFTPYPLSSVINSSIKDLLQSYHGHYTLEERDGALFLGWMNQVLIASCAWS from the coding sequence ATGCAAACATCTCAGAATCATAAAATTTCTTATGGCTCTGGCGGGTTCTATGTTGAGCCTGTGCAAAATTTGGAGTCATATTGCATGCCATCAAGTGAGAACATAGACAATTACTCTTCCTCTGATAACAGCAGCCaaacaacctacccttcagtcCAAACTTTAGAACAATATTGCACCCTTGAATCTGCTTCCACAGGCAACAGTTTCCCTAACCAAAATTCTCCACCTGCTCTCAGTTTCTCATCTAACAATAGTCCATTGTCAAAGCTAGAGTCAAACTCATATGTGTTAAGGCCACAGcattctcttgaaattgctaGTGGCTCGCCTGAGGATGATTCTTATTTGACGCATGACCTTGATGACCTGACACATAAGATAAGAGAGCTGGAAACTGCTATGCTAGGACCTAATGCAGATATGCTAGATATCTATGGTACTGTAATTCCAGAACCTGATTCATTTTTGTTAGAGGCAGAGAAGTGGAAGAAATTGATGGAGATGTCATCTAGAGGGGATTTGAAAGAGATGCTTTATACTTGTGCAGAAGCAATGGCTAGGAATGATATGGAGACAACTGATTGGCTGGTGTCTGAGTTACGTAAGATGGTGTCCATTTCGGGCAATCCGATTCAGCGATTGGGAGCATACATATTGGAGTCATTTGTTGCAAGGATGGCTGCTTCAGGAAGCACAATCTACAAGTCCTTAAAATGTAGTGAGCCTACTGGTAATGAACTACTTTCATACATGCATGTGCTTTATGAAATTTGTCCATACTTCAAGTTTGGGTACATGTCGGCAAATGGAGCAATTGCTGAAGCTCTGAAGGAGGAAAGTGAAGTCCACATAGTTGACTTTCAGATTGGCCAGGGAACCCAGTGGGTGAGCTTGATTCAGGCTCTAGCTCACCGCCCTGGAGGGCCCCCGAAGATCCGAATATCCGGTGTTGATGACTCCTATTCGGCTTATGCCAGGGGAGGAGGGCTTGATATTGTTGGGAAAAGGTTATCTGCACATGCACAGTCATGTCATGTGCCTTTTGAGTTCAATGCTGTAAGAGTACCTGCTTCTCAGGTGCAACTTGAAGACCTTGAACTTCTCCCTTATGAAGCTGTGGCAGTGAACTTCGCCATAAGTCTGCACCATGTGCCAGATGAAAGTGTGAACAGTCACAATCATCGTGACCGATTGTTGAGATTGGCAAAGCGATTATCTCCTAAAGTGGTGACTCTGGTTGAGCAGGAATTTAACACCAACAATGCGCCATTCTTGCAGCGCTTTGATGAGACAATGAAGTACTACTTGGCTGTTTTTGAATCGATTGATACTGTTCTTCCAAGGGAGCACAAAGAGAGGATTAATGTGGAGCAGCATTGTTTGGCTCGCGAAGTTGTCAACTTAATAGCATGTGAAGGAGAAGAAAGAGTTGAACGCCACGAGCTTCTGAATAAGTGGAAAATGCGTTTCACAAAGGCTGGATTTACACCTTATCCATTGAGCTCCGTTATTAACTCTTCAATCAAGGATCTTCTGCAGAGCTACCATGGACACTACACTCTAGAAGAGAGAGATGGTGCACTATTTCTTGGTTGGATGAATCAAGTTCTTATTGCATCTTGTGCTTGGAGCTAA